The Coffea arabica cultivar ET-39 chromosome 9e, Coffea Arabica ET-39 HiFi, whole genome shotgun sequence genome has a window encoding:
- the LOC140014570 gene encoding uncharacterized protein, which yields MANTRTLRELAAPELPQQPLCITFPTLAENTSLELKSGLIHLLPTFHGLSREEPHKHIQEFDVVYSSMKPPGITKEQIKLRVFPFSLKDAAKDWLYYLPAGSITTWVQLKKKFLKKFFPTSRAASLRKEICSIKQYPGCDSPTSP from the coding sequence ATGGCGAATACAAGAACACTAAGGGAGCTGGCTGCTCCGGAATTGCCTCAGCAGCCGTTGTGTATCACATTTCCAACTCTAGCTGAGAATACTTCTTTAGAATTGAAGTCGGGATTAATTCACCTCTTACCCACGTTCCATGGCCTTTCGAGGGAGGAACCCCATAAACACATCCAGGAGTTCGATGTGGTATACTCCAGTATGAAGCCTCCAGGAATTACTAAAGAACAGATCAAACTTAGAGtcttccctttctctctcaaggaTGCAGCAAAGGATTGGTTGTACTACCTACCTGCAGGTAGTATCACAACATGGGTCcaactgaaaaagaaatttttgaaaaaattcttccCTACATCCCGAGCTGCAAGTCTAAGAAAAGAGATATGCAGCATTAAGCAGTATCCtggatgtgacagccccacctcaccctaa